The bacterium DNA segment GGCCCGCCAGCAGGAAGCCGACCGCATGGCCGGCGAGCTCCGGGCCGCGCTCACGCCCAGCGACCCGGACGACGCTAAGGACGCCATCGTCGAGATCCGGGCCGCTGCCGGGGGAGCGGAAGCGGCTCTGTGGGCCGCGGAACTGCTCCGCATGTACCAGCGGTTCGCCGAGGCGGAGGGCTTCACTTGGGAGCCGATCGACAGCGCGGCTGCGGAGGGCGGAGGGCTCAGCTCGGTCACCTTCGGAGTAACCGGTCGTGGGGCGTTCGCGAGGCTCAAGTTCGAGGCCGGGGTCCACCGGGTGCAGCGGGTTCCGAGGACAGAGTCCCAGGGGCGGGTCCATACCTCCACGGCCACGGTGGCCGTGATGCCTGAAGCCGAAGAGGTCGATGTGCAGATCGACGCGGGCGACGTCAAGGTCGACACGTTCCGGTCGTCGGGGCCGGGAGGGCAATCCGTGAACACCACCGACTCGGCCGTCCGGATCACCTATCTGCCCACCGGACTGGTTGTTACCTGCCAGGACGAGAAGTCCCAGCTCCAGAACAAGGAAAAGGCCTTCCGGGTGCTCCGGGCCCGGCTGTACCAGGAAGAGCACCTGGCCCGCGCCGCGGAGCGCGCCGCGGGTAGGCGGTCGCAGATCGGCACCGGTGATCGGTCCGAGAAGATCCGGACGTACAACTTCAGGGAGAACCGGGTGACCGATCACCGGATCGGCCTCACCATCAGGCGCCTCCCGCAGGTCCTCGACGGCAATCTGTCCGAGTTCGTCGACGCCCTCACATCGGAGCAGGCCACCCGGCGGATGGTCGGCGAGTGATCTTCTTCGTTCGCTTCCCGCCCGACGCCGACCTCTCCGCCGAGGCCATCGAGGAGATCGTGCAGAGCTGTCTCGGCCGGTCCGGCTCCGTGATTGGGGCATCGGAAGGCGCGATAGACGTGGAACTGTCCGGTGGGAATCCGGCCGCAGCCCTGGCGGTACTGGCGGCCGAGCTTCGGGCAGCCGGACTCCCGCCTTCAACGATGATCGACATCCCATCGCGGGGCTTGCGTCTAGGGATTCACGAGGTCTAGTGGTCTGTCTGTGGGATGGCGGTGTGGTATGGCGTCGGCAGCGGTGTCCCTCGCAAGGCCCGCTGACGAAGGCGTACTCGCAGCGGTACGTCGAGGAAGCGGAACGCAGCGACGGGACGCCGATGGCCGCCAGAGCACCCGGTTGTAGCGCAGACAGACCACTAGGAGGGTGTCGCCAGTACGTGGATCCGTGGGCCGGCCGGGGGTGAGAGCAGCGAATGGCCACCGGCGGCTACAGGTCGGCGGCGTCAACTCCAGACTCCTGATCGGAAGTTGCAGCCTGCCATCCCATGAGGTGGTGCGGTTGCTCGCAGCCATCACGGGCCGATCTCGCGCCGAACTGCTGAGCGGCATGGTGATCGATCGGTCCACGGTGAACATGTTCTACCGGCTGGTGGAGCAACGCTCGGCCGGGATGCCACTCCAGTACCTGGAGGGAACGGTGCAGTTCGGGCCCTTGGAGCTGCTGGTGGACGACCGGGTCCTCATCCCCCGGCCCGAGACGGAGCAGCTGTGGGAGAAGACCCTCGATCTGGTTCCCGACGGGGCCTGCACCGTCGTCGACATGGGCACCGGCTCCGGCTGCCTGGCGATCGGCATCGCCCACCAGCGGCCGGCGGCGCGCGTCATCGCGACCGACATCAGCCGTGACGCCCTCGATCTGGCCCGGCTCAACGCCGCCCTCATGCAGGTGGAAGCCGAGTTCTGCCTGGGGGATCGCTTCGATGCGCTCCATCAGTCTTTGCGCGGCGACGTCGATGTGATCGTCACCAATCCCCCCTACGTCTCGGACTCGGAGTGGCTCGAGCTGCCTCCCGAGGTTCGAGACTACGAGCCCCGCCTGGCCCTGGCGGCCGGCGACGGGCTCCACATCTTCCGGTACCTGGCATCGGAGGCGCCGTCGTGGCTGGCGCCCGGTGGCGCCCTCGTGGCCGAGATAGGAGACCGGCAGGGGGCCAAGATTCGCTGGGCGTTCAGGGGCCCGCCGTGGGAGGCGAGCGTCCTGCCCGACCTGGCCGGACGGGACAGGTTCCTGATCGCCAGGATCACCGCATGAGCCTCGACGCGGCGCTGGTGGCGCTGCGGGCCGGCCGGGTGGTCGGGGTGCCCACGGACACCGTCTACGGCCTGGCGGTCGATCCTGCCGACGAGGAGGCGGTCCGGTCACTCTTCCGGATCAAGGGGCGCGGGTGGAGCCTACCGCTGGCCGTTCTGGCGGCCTCGTTCGATCAGGTCGACAAGCTCGTCCATTGGGCCGAGGCGGACAGGCGGCTCGTCGAACCCCACTGGCCGGGGCCGCTCACCGCCGTGCTGAGCACCAGGGTGTCGTTGGCGGCGGGTGTCGGCGACCACGACCGCGGCACGCTGGCGGTGCGGATCCCGGATCACGACCTCCTGAGAAGGTTGCTGGCGCGCTCCGGCCCCCTGGCGGTCACTAGCGCCAATCCGAGCGGTTCGGCGCCCGCGCTGGACAGCGTCCAGGCTCGGGCGCTGTTCGGCGGTCGGGTGTCCGTGTACGTGGAGGGGGAGCGGCAGGGAGGAGAGGCGTCGACCGTGGTCGATCTGACCCGCGTCCCCCCGGTCGTGCTACGCGAGGGACCGATACCTTCTAGCTTTAGTCGCTAGTTTATTGTTTCTAGTCGAATCGTTTCAACTAACAACTAACAACTAGCAACTAGCTCGACTCGGCGGCCAGGGTACGGCGGCGGGTGATCTCGGCCGATATGGCCGGGACGACCTGGTGGAGGTCGGCTATCACGGCCCAGTCGGCCTTGGTGACCATGGGCGCGTCGCGGTCGATGTTGATGGCCAGGACGT contains these protein-coding regions:
- the prfA gene encoding peptide chain release factor 1, with translation MTDRLTEIEQEYGEVEGLLADPAVLGDPIRYGEVSRRYAELRPLVQTFRSITAAVDDAREAIELADIETDPDLAAELRELAVARQQEADRMAGELRAALTPSDPDDAKDAIVEIRAAAGGAEAALWAAELLRMYQRFAEAEGFTWEPIDSAAAEGGGLSSVTFGVTGRGAFARLKFEAGVHRVQRVPRTESQGRVHTSTATVAVMPEAEEVDVQIDAGDVKVDTFRSSGPGGQSVNTTDSAVRITYLPTGLVVTCQDEKSQLQNKEKAFRVLRARLYQEEHLARAAERAAGRRSQIGTGDRSEKIRTYNFRENRVTDHRIGLTIRRLPQVLDGNLSEFVDALTSEQATRRMVGE
- the prmC gene encoding peptide chain release factor N(5)-glutamine methyltransferase — protein: MRAANGHRRLQVGGVNSRLLIGSCSLPSHEVVRLLAAITGRSRAELLSGMVIDRSTVNMFYRLVEQRSAGMPLQYLEGTVQFGPLELLVDDRVLIPRPETEQLWEKTLDLVPDGACTVVDMGTGSGCLAIGIAHQRPAARVIATDISRDALDLARLNAALMQVEAEFCLGDRFDALHQSLRGDVDVIVTNPPYVSDSEWLELPPEVRDYEPRLALAAGDGLHIFRYLASEAPSWLAPGGALVAEIGDRQGAKIRWAFRGPPWEASVLPDLAGRDRFLIARITA
- a CDS encoding L-threonylcarbamoyladenylate synthase codes for the protein MSLDAALVALRAGRVVGVPTDTVYGLAVDPADEEAVRSLFRIKGRGWSLPLAVLAASFDQVDKLVHWAEADRRLVEPHWPGPLTAVLSTRVSLAAGVGDHDRGTLAVRIPDHDLLRRLLARSGPLAVTSANPSGSAPALDSVQARALFGGRVSVYVEGERQGGEASTVVDLTRVPPVVLREGPIPSSFSR